The Desulforegula conservatrix Mb1Pa genome contains a region encoding:
- a CDS encoding MauE/DoxX family redox-associated membrane protein: MKKIRPDFLDSPLLELFFRLVLGGIFLYASIHKIMEPAPFAKVIYGYSLFPDSSINLIAITLPYIEFICGLLLMAGIFPISSAVILTVMLALFMIAISINLARGHEFDCGCFSVKNGGKQASPIELLMRDALYIAMSLHIVFYKGKRKFTLL, from the coding sequence TTGAAAAAAATTAGACCTGACTTCCTCGATTCTCCGTTATTGGAACTTTTTTTCAGGCTGGTACTCGGAGGTATTTTTTTATATGCGAGCATCCATAAAATTATGGAACCGGCTCCATTTGCCAAAGTAATATACGGATACTCACTTTTTCCTGATTCATCCATTAACCTGATAGCAATAACGCTGCCTTATATTGAATTTATATGTGGGTTATTGCTGATGGCAGGAATATTTCCGATCTCTTCTGCTGTTATATTAACCGTTATGCTGGCATTATTTATGATAGCAATCAGCATAAATCTGGCAAGAGGGCATGAGTTTGATTGCGGTTGCTTTAGTGTAAAAAACGGTGGAAAACAAGCATCTCCAATTGAACTGCTTATGCGGGACGCTCTTTATATTGCCATGTCTCTGCATATTGTTTTCTATAAAGGCAAACGCAAATTCACTTTACTGTAG